A region of the Vibrio rumoiensis genome:
GATCAGACCTCAAGAGTTAAAATAAAACGATCACAGCAAAATGATCTTTAGAAATAAAAGGAGCGATATTCTACCTTTTTTAATCTTCAGTGAGAATCAATTTGTCGGATTAAATAAAGGATCTTAGAGCTTTAATATATATAAGATCTTTATATAGATCTTTTATTAGATCTACTATTAGGGAACCACGATCTTGTGGATAAGCGGAAAATGATCATAAAGATCATACCTTTTAGTGGGATCCTTTCTTGTGATCTACCGTTGATCTAATCCTGTATTAGCTGGGATCTAAATCGGTACTTATCCACAGTGGATATGATGATGATAGTTATCCAATGAATAACTTTGCTAAGATCACAGGATAAAGTGATGTTTATCCACAGTCCATTTGTTCAAAAAAACATCACATGGTTTACGTTGTTTGACGTTTTTACTTTTCATACACAGTTTTTACATCAATATGGTGGGAGCTTTGGAAAGGAAAAACAAAAAAAGCAGACCCATGATCTGCTTTTTAGTCGTTAGTATTATCACTTTTGCTAGCTTTGGCTTGCGATAAAAGCCTCTAGATTCTCGGTTAGCCAAGCTTCTGCTGGGTCCTCTGGAACCGGCGTTTCGATAACATCTATTTCCAAATGTGGGCAAAGTTCCTGGGTTCCGATGTCTAATAATGTTGCTCTAGCATCTCTTCCGGCGCCACAAAAGGTATCATAACTTGAGTCGCCAATTGCAATAACTGCAAACTGCACATCAGACATACGTGGCGGTGATGATTTAATCGTTTCAATAAAAGGCTGAATATTATCTGGATAATCACCTGCACCATGAGTGGAGGTAATGATCAACCAAACCCCTGTTGCTTCAATATCGGCAAGATCCGGTTGGTTATGGATCTGAGTATCTAAACCTTGTGCGACGAGCAGATCATTTAAGTGATCGCCCACGTATTCCGCACCACCTAAGGTGCTACCTGTAATAATGTGGATCATATTATTCCTTTAACTACTTACCAATACAGAATGAAGAGAAAATACGGCCTAATAAATCATCGGAGCTAAATTCACCGGTAATTTCACTTAAGTGCTGCTGAGTGATACGTAGCTCTTCTGCTAAAATTTCTCCGGCCATATAGCCTTCAAGTTGTTGCTGGCCAATGGTGAGGTGCTCTGATGCCTTATCGAGCGCTTCTAGATGACGGCGACGAGCCATAAAGCGACCTTCACTGCCACCAGCAAAGCCCATACATTCTTTTAAGTGCTCACGCAGGGATTCTACTCCTTGTCCCGTTTTAGCGGATAGGCGTATTAAGGTTGGATTATTAACATGACAAATACCGAGTACTTCGCCGGTTTGATCGGCTTTGTTGCGAATGACGGTCATCCCAATGTTATCGGGTAAACGTTCAACAAAATCAGGCCAAATTTCTTTGGGATCAGTGGCATTGGTGGTGGTGCCATCAACCATAAAGAGAACTCGATCGGCTTGCTCTATTTCTTCCCAAGCACGTTCAATACCTATTTTTTCTACTTCATCAGACGCTTCTCGTAACCCTGCGGTATCAATGATATGCAGTGGCATACCATCGATATGTATATGCTCTCGTAACACATCTCGTGTAGTTCCAGCTATATCGGTTACGATAGCGGAATCTTTACCTGAAAGCGCATTAAGTAGGCTAGATTTACCCGCATTAGGGCGGCCTGCAATCACCACTTTCATCCCTTCGCGAATCAGAGCACCTTGATTGGCTTCTTTACGAACGGAAGCTAAGTTATTAATAATGGCTTGCAAGTCACCACTGACTTTTCCATCGGCTAAGAAGTCGATTTCTTCTTCTGGAAAATCAATGGCTGCTTCTACGTAAATACGTAGGTGAATAAGGGATTCTACGAGGTGATTAATACGTTGAGAAAATTCACCTTGTAAAGAATTGAGTGCGGATTTTGCGGCTTCTTCAGAGCTAGCATCGATTAAATCAGCAATTGCTTCGGCTTGAGTTAGATCGATCTTGTCATTTAGAAAGGCGCGTTCAGAAAATTCTCCGGGCCGAGCTGCTCTGATCCCGTCAATTTTTAGAATTCGTTTGATCAACATATCCATGACGACAGGACCACCGTGACCTTGCAGCTCTAAAACATCTTCACCAGTAAAGGAATTGGGATTAGGGAAATAAAGTGCGATCCCTTGATCAAGCTGAGTACCATTTTCATCTTTAAAAGGTAAGTATTCGGCATAACGAGGTTTTACTTCTCGGCCCAGTACTTCTAGGGCAACTTGAGTCGCCTTAGGGCCTGATACGCGGATAATACCAACGCCACCACGGCCGAGTGCGGTTGCTTGAGCGACAATTGTCTCTGTATTCATGATTCCAACCATTTAAAAGGTGAAGTTTTTTCAATTGTAATTCGCCTTATTAATTTATAAAGCGATAAATGAGATAAAGCGTAAATCGAGATTAACCAAAAGGCAAAAGGCGACCAATGCGGTCGCCTTATTGATTATGTTGCCAATCTAAGATTATTTCTTAGAGTGCAAACCTTTCTTCTCTAACGCTCGGTAAATCAAGGTTTGTTGTACCAAGGTTACGATGTTTGACATTAGGTAGTAAAGAACCAAACCTGATGGGAACCACAAGAAGAAGAAGATGAAGATGACAGGCATAAACATCATCATTTTCTGCTGCATTGGATCCGTTACCGTTGTTGGGCTCATCTTCTGGATGATCAACATCGAGATACCCATCAATACAGGCAAGATGTAGTAAGGGTCTTGCGCTGATAAATCATGGATCCAACCGAAGAATGGTGCATGACGTAACTCAACCGACTCCATTAATGCCCAGTAAAGTGCAATGAAGATTGGCATTTGCAGAAGAATAGGGAAACAGCCACCTAATGGGTTCACTTTTTCTTCTTTATACATTGCCATCATTTCTTGGCTAACACGTTGGCGGTCATCACCTAGGCGCTCTTTCATTGCCGCAATTTTAGGTTGCAGCATGCGCATTTTCGCCATTGAGGTGTACTGAGCTTTAGTCAGTGGGTACATCGCACCACGAACAATGAAAGTCAGTAGGATGATCGCGATACCCCAGTTAGACACGAAGCTTTGGATAAATGACAATAAAGTATGTAGTGGTTTAGCAATAAACCATAACCAACCGTAGTCGACAACCAAATCAAGGTGTGGAGCAGTTGCTTCCATCGCATCTTGAAGTTTTGGACCAGCCCAAAGTGTTGATTTAATTTGGCCTGTTTGGTTGTTTGCAATCACTTGGTTTGGTGTGCGAACACCAATATCGGCAATGTTACCAATAACACGAGAATAAATCGTTGTGCCAGGTTGATCACGAGGAATCCAAGCCGAAGTAAAGTAGTGCTGTAGCATCGCTACCCAGCCCTGACCATCTTCCAGTTTGATGTTAAGATTTTTAT
Encoded here:
- the mioC gene encoding FMN-binding protein MioC, which codes for MIHIITGSTLGGAEYVGDHLNDLLVAQGLDTQIHNQPDLADIEATGVWLIITSTHGAGDYPDNIQPFIETIKSSPPRMSDVQFAVIAIGDSSYDTFCGAGRDARATLLDIGTQELCPHLEIDVIETPVPEDPAEAWLTENLEAFIASQS
- the mnmE gene encoding tRNA uridine-5-carboxymethylaminomethyl(34) synthesis GTPase MnmE; protein product: MNTETIVAQATALGRGGVGIIRVSGPKATQVALEVLGREVKPRYAEYLPFKDENGTQLDQGIALYFPNPNSFTGEDVLELQGHGGPVVMDMLIKRILKIDGIRAARPGEFSERAFLNDKIDLTQAEAIADLIDASSEEAAKSALNSLQGEFSQRINHLVESLIHLRIYVEAAIDFPEEEIDFLADGKVSGDLQAIINNLASVRKEANQGALIREGMKVVIAGRPNAGKSSLLNALSGKDSAIVTDIAGTTRDVLREHIHIDGMPLHIIDTAGLREASDEVEKIGIERAWEEIEQADRVLFMVDGTTTNATDPKEIWPDFVERLPDNIGMTVIRNKADQTGEVLGICHVNNPTLIRLSAKTGQGVESLREHLKECMGFAGGSEGRFMARRRHLEALDKASEHLTIGQQQLEGYMAGEILAEELRITQQHLSEITGEFSSDDLLGRIFSSFCIGK
- the yidC gene encoding membrane protein insertase YidC, which produces MDSQRNILLIAFALVSFLLFQQWNNKDAQPAQTSVQQTQTNTDSSLPHDPAEASADPLAPQQAKTLPAAFNIDVKSDVLTLAINPVGGDVVSAKLNKYNATLDSKDSFVLLQNTPEHEYIAQSGLVGPQGIDVSSAQRPQYKSSAQSYQLAEGQDELRIPLTYSANGIDYTKTFIIKRGSYAIDVVYDINNHSGQDATLGMYAHLRQTMVEGSGHIGMPVYTGGAFSTSDTHYKKYKFDEMKDKNLNIKLEDGQGWVAMLQHYFTSAWIPRDQPGTTIYSRVIGNIADIGVRTPNQVIANNQTGQIKSTLWAGPKLQDAMEATAPHLDLVVDYGWLWFIAKPLHTLLSFIQSFVSNWGIAIILLTFIVRGAMYPLTKAQYTSMAKMRMLQPKIAAMKERLGDDRQRVSQEMMAMYKEEKVNPLGGCFPILLQMPIFIALYWALMESVELRHAPFFGWIHDLSAQDPYYILPVLMGISMLIIQKMSPTTVTDPMQQKMMMFMPVIFIFFFLWFPSGLVLYYLMSNIVTLVQQTLIYRALEKKGLHSKK